The genome window CGGCACAAAGGCGAAAAACAATGAGGAGGTATGAAGATGAGCGCTGGCAGCAGCATGCAGCAATGGATGTGTACGGTTTGCGGCAAAAAAATTCAAAAGTCTAAAACATCCGGCCGTCCGGATCCGGGGATCTGTCCCCGCAAAGAAGGGAAAAAGCCGCATTCCTGGGTAAAAAACAGTTGAAAAGGCGTTTTTTGCCTAAATAAAACTGGGAAGGAGTTAGTTGATGAAAAAGTTTTTTTTGTTTCTTTTCTGTGCAATTGCCATTGCGGCCGGTTTGCCGGGACAGCCGGCTCTGGCGCAAGGCCAAGTCGACTGGGTGAACAAATCTGTTACGGCGACCGGGTTCGGCGCCCCCAACCCCAAACACACAAACCCTGCGCAATCCCGGCTGATGGCCAGGAGCGCCGCCATTGCCGACGCCTACCGCGCGCTTGCCGAAACAGCCCAGGGCGTCCAGGTCGATGGCACGACGACGGCCGCCAATAAAATGGCGGAAAACGACATAGTCCGAACCAGGGTGATGGCGGTGCTCAAAGGCGCGACCATCGTGTCGGAAGGCTGGGATGGCGAGGGTGCCGAGAGGGCTTATATGGTAACCATGCAAATACCGCTTTTTGGCGCCAGCAGCCTGTTGGAAGGCTTGCTGTCGGCGGAGGAGGTCAAACCGCCCGTGCCGTTCGCTTTGCCGTCCGCGCCGGTGCCCGAGACGCCGCCGCCCACCATCACTACCCTGCAAGCCCCGCCCGCAGCGGCTCCCGCGCCGTCTTCTCCGCCGCCGCGCGCTCCAGCCGCAGCGGAATCCGCCCCGCCGCCCGCGCCGCCGCGCCAAAATGCCTACAGCGGCGTAGTCGTTGACTGTCGGGGAATGGGTTTGGTAGCGGTTGCAACCCCCTCTTTGTACGATAACGGCAAAAGGGCGATCTACACGCCGGCACAGGTGGATGTCGCCAGGCAAGGCAATCCCGGCATGCTTGACTATTCGCAAAGCCTGGACTCACAGGAGCGGGCCGGCGGCAATCCCTTGATCGTAAAAGCGGTAACTTTGGACGGCAACAACGCCAACCCGGTCATCTCTTCCTCCGATGCCGATTACATCTTGGCGGAAAACGCCAAAAGCCGTTTTTTTGATAACCTGTCCGTGGTGTTTGTAACGGAAAACGCGTAACACAAAAAAACCGCGCGCCCGTAAAAAAATTGAAATATTGAAAGGTGGAATTTTACTATGTGGAAAAAAATCATCATCCCCGTGTTCGCCGTAATCATGCTTGTTTCGGCGGGCACTGTCTATTCCGGCATTCCCGGCATAGGCGGCGGCAAAAGCAAGTCTTCGTCTTCCTCCGTCGATGTAGACGGCCTGAGCAAACGGCAAAACGAACTTTTGCAAAAATTGAGCGCTTCGGTATCATATTTTGAAGGGGCAAAAGTGCTTGTGGCCGAAAGCGTGAAACTGTTTCCGCCCGAAAAAATTGCTTCGCAAAGAAAGGCGATCGAAGACTTTAAAAGCGGCAAGAACTCCAACATCGGCGACAGTTATAAGGCGCTTGAGAGCAACAGCCCGAGTTCGGAGCAACTGAAGGCGAAACTCGCCGAGCCCAGGGACGCGGCGGAAGAAGCCGCCTTGAAATCGGCTGTGCAGACGGCGGAAAATCTCAAAGTGGTGGCATACGGCTTCACGCTCGCCGCCGCCCTTGACGCGCCCAAGATCGTCGCCGATGCATCCGCCGGCCTGAAAGACATGGCTATCGCCAG of Acidaminococcales bacterium contains these proteins:
- a CDS encoding LPP20 family lipoprotein, with amino-acid sequence MKKFFLFLFCAIAIAAGLPGQPALAQGQVDWVNKSVTATGFGAPNPKHTNPAQSRLMARSAAIADAYRALAETAQGVQVDGTTTAANKMAENDIVRTRVMAVLKGATIVSEGWDGEGAERAYMVTMQIPLFGASSLLEGLLSAEEVKPPVPFALPSAPVPETPPPTITTLQAPPAAAPAPSSPPPRAPAAAESAPPPAPPRQNAYSGVVVDCRGMGLVAVATPSLYDNGKRAIYTPAQVDVARQGNPGMLDYSQSLDSQERAGGNPLIVKAVTLDGNNANPVISSSDADYILAENAKSRFFDNLSVVFVTENA